A stretch of the Janthinobacterium sp. B9-8 genome encodes the following:
- a CDS encoding 16S rRNA (uracil(1498)-N(3))-methyltransferase: protein MPRFFLDMPLAAGLGFNLPESVARHVQVLRLQSDDDIILFNGQGGEYAARVTEMGKRHVSVEVLTWDEQDRESPLDLTLIQAISSSDRMDYTIQKASELGVSRIQPVISEYCQQRLSGERAEKRLAHWQAIAVSACEQCGRTRVPTILPAIKFEQALAQTAELKLLLSPIGAIRQSELPASARSAAVLIGPEGGFSATEEALAVTAGYTPLILGPRIFRTETVAPVISAILQSRYGDL, encoded by the coding sequence ATGCCCAGATTTTTCCTTGATATGCCGCTGGCCGCTGGCCTTGGCTTTAACCTGCCAGAAAGTGTTGCCCGCCATGTGCAAGTGCTGCGCTTGCAGTCCGATGACGATATCATTTTATTTAATGGGCAAGGCGGTGAATACGCCGCGCGCGTCACCGAAATGGGCAAGCGCCATGTTAGCGTCGAAGTACTCACATGGGATGAGCAAGATCGGGAGTCTCCGCTTGATCTCACACTCATCCAAGCCATCTCGTCTAGCGATCGTATGGATTACACCATCCAGAAAGCCAGCGAGCTTGGGGTAAGCCGTATTCAGCCGGTGATCTCGGAATACTGCCAGCAGCGCCTTAGTGGCGAGCGCGCCGAAAAACGCCTCGCCCATTGGCAGGCCATTGCGGTGTCGGCCTGTGAGCAATGCGGGCGTACCCGTGTGCCCACCATTTTGCCCGCCATCAAGTTTGAACAAGCGCTGGCGCAGACAGCCGAACTCAAGCTACTGCTATCGCCAATTGGCGCAATCCGGCAAAGTGAACTACCAGCCAGCGCCCGCAGTGCCGCCGTTTTAATCGGCCCGGAAGGTGGGTTTTCGGCGACAGAAGAAGCGCTGGCCGTAACCGCGGGTTACACCCCACTCATCCTTGGCCCCAGAATATTTCGCACCGAAACAGTAGCGCCGGTGATTTCGGCGATATTGCAAAGCAGATACGGGGATTTGTGA
- the msbA gene encoding lipid A export permease/ATP-binding protein MsbA yields MNNRALYMRILGEIRPYWKMVAISIVCLAVAAAVDVALGGLLQPLVDKNLKSTAAAEALARSQAWILPAQILGLAMMRLISNFGNDYTSVWISSRVMHNLRSRMFSRLLTLPVKFYDQNSVGVLLSRVTYDVNQIMDAGTKVLTVLVKDSLFLVFLIVYMLYLDWQLTLLCLILLPGVAVSISVVGKRQRRLSRETQAAMGQMTQILDESLSGQRMIKIFGGFSYETNRFGTTNSNVRHLSVKQAITSSTNSGLIMFLIGVTLAVIVYYASLRAQSGALTAGSFVAFMVLMMMLQQPIKNLTKINESLHKGLAAAESVFAILDEIPEANQGQYQLPRVQGAISLQNIRFAYSDDGKPALDSISLEILPGETVALVGSSGSGKTTLANLLPRFYELNAGQILIDQVPLADYQLANLRQQIALVSQDVILFNDSVIANIAYGSEVDIDRVRQAASAAHALEFIDTMPEGMNTLLGENGMRLSGGQRQRLAIARAIYKDAPILILDEATSALDTESERKVQDALENLMQGRSTIVIAHRLSTIENANRIVVMQQGKIVESGTHQALMAANGIYSKMHAAQFASV; encoded by the coding sequence ATGAATAATCGAGCTCTTTATATGCGCATTCTGGGCGAAATTCGCCCTTACTGGAAAATGGTCGCCATTTCCATTGTTTGCCTAGCTGTAGCTGCAGCAGTGGATGTTGCCTTGGGTGGCTTATTACAGCCTCTAGTCGATAAAAACCTAAAATCCACTGCCGCCGCAGAGGCACTTGCTAGAAGCCAAGCCTGGATATTGCCCGCCCAGATTCTTGGCCTAGCCATGATGCGATTGATTTCCAACTTTGGAAATGACTACACCAGCGTCTGGATTTCATCGCGGGTCATGCACAATTTGCGTAGCAGAATGTTCAGCCGCCTGCTTACTCTGCCGGTTAAGTTTTATGACCAAAATTCGGTTGGCGTCTTGCTATCGCGCGTCACTTACGACGTGAACCAAATTATGGACGCAGGCACAAAAGTGCTTACGGTGTTGGTTAAAGACTCGCTTTTCCTCGTGTTTCTTATCGTCTATATGCTGTATTTGGATTGGCAGCTCACCCTGCTCTGCCTGATTTTATTGCCTGGCGTAGCGGTGAGTATCAGCGTAGTGGGCAAACGCCAACGTAGGCTTTCGCGTGAAACTCAGGCAGCCATGGGACAGATGACACAAATCTTAGATGAGAGCTTATCTGGCCAACGCATGATTAAAATATTCGGTGGCTTTTCTTACGAAACCAATCGTTTTGGCACGACCAATAGCAATGTGCGCCATCTCTCTGTCAAGCAGGCCATCACATCCAGCACCAACTCTGGGCTGATTATGTTTTTGATCGGCGTTACTTTGGCTGTCATTGTGTATTACGCCAGCTTGCGAGCACAAAGTGGTGCGCTGACTGCTGGATCATTTGTGGCTTTTATGGTGCTGATGATGATGTTGCAACAGCCCATCAAAAACCTAACCAAAATTAATGAAAGCCTTCATAAAGGCCTTGCTGCCGCTGAATCGGTTTTTGCCATTCTGGATGAAATCCCGGAAGCCAACCAAGGCCAATATCAGCTTCCCCGTGTGCAGGGGGCGATTTCTCTGCAAAATATTCGTTTTGCTTATAGCGACGATGGCAAGCCAGCCTTAGACAGTATTTCACTGGAAATTCTACCGGGTGAAACCGTCGCTTTGGTTGGCAGCTCAGGTAGTGGCAAAACCACACTGGCTAATCTGTTACCACGCTTTTATGAGCTAAATGCCGGGCAAATTTTAATCGATCAAGTACCGCTCGCAGATTACCAGCTGGCTAATTTACGCCAGCAAATTGCACTAGTTTCACAAGATGTGATTCTATTTAACGATAGTGTGATTGCTAATATTGCTTACGGCAGTGAAGTGGATATCGACCGTGTGCGTCAGGCGGCAAGTGCTGCACACGCACTGGAATTTATCGACACCATGCCTGAAGGAATGAACACCCTGCTGGGCGAAAACGGCATGCGCTTATCCGGCGGCCAGCGCCAGCGTTTAGCCATTGCCCGTGCTATTTATAAAGACGCACCGATTTTGATTCTGGACGAAGCCACCAGCGCACTCGATACCGAATCCGAACGCAAGGTTCAGGACGCATTAGAAAACCTGATGCAAGGCCGCAGCACCATCGTGATTGCCCACCGCCTTTCTACCATTGAAAACGCCAACCGTATCGTGGTGATGCAGCAAGGAAAAATCGTAGAAAGCGGCACGCATCAAGCACTGATGGCGGCCAATGGCATCTATAGCAAGATGCACGCGGCACAGTTTGCCAGCGTGTAA